The genomic stretch CGGCGTACGCGGGTGTGGCGATTGGCCCGCTTGGACACATTGCCGTCGCCACGACCGTGGCGACGAGCGGTGGCAACCGCGCCGCGGTGCTGTTGTGGAATCCGTACGCGGTCACGTGGATGGAACTTACCGGCTCACTTGGAACGCCGGCCGACGCACTCTTCACCGGTGTCAACGACGATGGTGACGCGATTGTGCAGGTCGGCACGCACCTGTACCGGGCCGGGCCGGCTAGCCAACAGCGGCTCACCGATGTGCTGCCGATCGGGTTGCAGGTGGCCAATGTGACATGGAATGCGACGGGTGGAGCGTTGAACAACCTTGGCCGCGCAGCATTGCCCTATACGCACCCGGGTGGACAGGCGGGGCTCGCGTATTGGACGGGTGAGCAGTTCCTGATCGTGGCGGACGAAGTACAGAACGCCCCGGCCGGCCTCCTGGATATCCGGACGAAGTCGGATCCATGGCGTGATCGTCCCGGACGCAGTGGCATCCTGAACGATTTCGATATTCTCGTTTTTCGCGCGCTCTTCAACGACAACTCTGAGACCCTTTATCTCGTCCGCGGCGAGTAGTGCTGCGACACACTGATCGCCTCAACGTCCCTTCCTTGCGACGGTACTGGGGGGGCACGTTCGAGTTATCGGATGTTGCTACGGGCGAATCCCTCCTCTATTGGGACGTTGGCGGTGACAATTCTCATGGCATGACGAAGTTTCACTTTCGTCAGACCGGGCTTGCAACCTAGAATGGGTAGTTTGGGAGAGCCCCAGCGCAGTGCCGGCCTGGACGTCTTCGTGAGACCGATGCTCACGCAGGCGCATCATTCGGCGGTGCTGTGCGGGTGTTGGCGGTGCAGGGGCCGTTGCTGCCGCCCTGCGTGCATGGACCCTCGGCGTGCGTTTCATTCCTAGATTCTGGATGCGCCGTGGTTCGTGCCGGAGGTTGTCGCGGTTGCTCAGACCGGGTTCATGAATCCCCGGTGTTGTGTTTGGAGACGTAACGATCATGCGCATGGCTGCCATGTTAAGGACGGTTTCGAAGAAGCGGGTGACCCTGGTGGCGTGGCTGGTTTGCGGCGCCGTCCTGGCGGTGTTGCCGGATAGCGCCCGCGCGGGTTCCGCGGAGTCGCTGGCGGTGTCGAAGGCCACGGCTGTGCAGGCCGGCCACTATTACATGTACTTCGATCAGCCGATCCCGCTCCGACTCGTGATCGATCAGTTGGCGGTGTTCACGCAGGATGCCGCGACGCTCGCGGCGCTCGCGGATTATGGTATGGCGGTGGCGGACGCGACGCCGCACGTGGTGCCGGGCTGGTATGCCCTGGCCGTGCCGGCGGAGGCACAATCGGCGCCCGCGGTGGAGGCCCTGTGCGCGCTGCTCGCGACGATCGACGCGGCTCACACGATCTCTCCGATGCTGCTCGACGAGCGCGGCGACCCGCTGTACGTGACGCAGGATTTGCTCGTGCAGTTCGCGAGCCATGTTTCGCCGGAGGATGCGCTGCGAGCGCTGGCCGCGGCCGGTGTCGCCGAAGTTCTCGATCAGGACTGGGCCGATCTGCCCAATGCCTATCGAGCCCGCTTCGCAACGCGGGACGGGTTCGCCGTGTTGGATGCGGCGAATCGGTTGGCGGCCTCGGACGATGTGATCTTCGCGGAGCCCGATATGCTCCGGGTGAACCGGCGCGAGCTGATTCCGAATGACATCTTCTTCAGCCAGTTGTGGGGCATTCGCAACACGGGACAGAGCGGCGGGACGGCCGGGATGGATATGAAGGGCCACCTGGCGTGGGATCTCACGCTTGGCAGCCCGGACATTACGGTCGTGATTCTGGATGATGGCATCCAGTCCTCTCATCCGGATCTCAACGTCACCGCGCAGGCCGATTTCACCACCGCCGGGACGGGGGGCGAACCCGGCAACAGTTGCGACAACCACGGGACCGCGGTGGCTTCGTGCGTCGGTGCGACGATTAACAACTTCATTGGAGTAGCCGGACTCGCACCGAACTGCGGCCTCGCGGCGGCGAAGTGGACGATCTCGAACGTGCCATGCAACGGGACGGGCTTCCACAACACGACCTGGCTGGTCAACGCGCTGATCTGGTCGCAGTCGATCGGCGCCCGCGTGACCAACAACAGTAACTCCTTCAGCCCGAGCAGCTCGATCACGAGCCGCTACAGCGCTTCACGCATTGCCGGAATGGTGCATTTCGCTTCGACCGGCAACGGCGGAACGAGCACGATTGGCTATCCCGCCAGTCTTTCCACGGTCAACGGCGTCGGGGCCGTCAACCGCAACGGCAATCGCGCCAGCTTCAGCCAGTATGGCACCGGCATCGCGTTTGTCGCCCCGGGACAGGATATCCGTGTGACGGACCGAACCGGCAGTGCGGGCTACGAGGCCACAGATTACGCGTGGGCGAGCGGGACCTCATTCGCCTCGCCCTATGCGGCGGCGGCGGCCGCGCTGGTGCTTTCCGTCGACCCGACCCTCAATGCCGTCCAGGTTGAGCAGATCCTGCAGAGCACCTGTACGGACCGCGGACCCGCGGGGTACGACACCGAGTTCGGGTACGGTATTGTGAATGCCTACGAGGCGGTGCTCGCGGCCCTGCCGGTGACGGCGCCGGGTGACTTCAACCTGCTCGTGCCGGCCCCCGGCGCGACGGAAGTCGGCCTCGACAACGTCACATTTGAATGGTCGGCCGCGAGCGGGGCCGACTCTTACAACTTCTGGATCGCCCAGACACCCGATTTCGCGAACCCGGTCGTGGTGCGCGAAGCACTGATCACGCTGCAGACGACGGTTTCGGGGCTCGATCAGAACACGCAGTACTATTGGCGCGTGATTGCCGTGAACGGCGCCGGTGCCCAAGACTCCACGCCCGTGTTGGCCGGCTTCACGACCTTCCTCGATTGCAACGGCAACGGCGTGGCCGATTCTCTCGACCTGGCTTCGGGCTGGTCGATTGATTGCAACGGCAACGGAATTCCCGACGAATGCGACATCTCCAGCGAGTCCCATCTCGACTGCAATGGCAACGGGGTGCTGGATTCCTGTGAACTGGTCTTGGGTGGCCTGGCGGGCTCCTACTTCGAGAATTCTGCATTGAGCGGCCCGCCGCGTGGCCGCATCGAGTCGCTGTTGAACTTCAACTGGGGTTCGAATGGTCCGTGGCCCGGCTGGGCCGATGGCTTCAGCGCGCGCTGGACCGGCTATCTCGAGACGAGCGCGGGGGGAGCGTATGAATTGCATGTGCTGGCCGATCACGGTGTGCGTCTGTGGCTGGCCGGTGAGCTGCTGGTGGATGCCTGGCTTGATCAGCCCCTGACGATGCACACGGCTGCGGTGGCGTTGGGCGCTGCTCAGACCTATGCCCTCCAAGTGGAGTACTACCACGGCAGCGG from Phycisphaerales bacterium encodes the following:
- a CDS encoding S8 family serine peptidase gives rise to the protein MAAMLRTVSKKRVTLVAWLVCGAVLAVLPDSARAGSAESLAVSKATAVQAGHYYMYFDQPIPLRLVIDQLAVFTQDAATLAALADYGMAVADATPHVVPGWYALAVPAEAQSAPAVEALCALLATIDAAHTISPMLLDERGDPLYVTQDLLVQFASHVSPEDALRALAAAGVAEVLDQDWADLPNAYRARFATRDGFAVLDAANRLAASDDVIFAEPDMLRVNRRELIPNDIFFSQLWGIRNTGQSGGTAGMDMKGHLAWDLTLGSPDITVVILDDGIQSSHPDLNVTAQADFTTAGTGGEPGNSCDNHGTAVASCVGATINNFIGVAGLAPNCGLAAAKWTISNVPCNGTGFHNTTWLVNALIWSQSIGARVTNNSNSFSPSSSITSRYSASRIAGMVHFASTGNGGTSTIGYPASLSTVNGVGAVNRNGNRASFSQYGTGIAFVAPGQDIRVTDRTGSAGYEATDYAWASGTSFASPYAAAAAALVLSVDPTLNAVQVEQILQSTCTDRGPAGYDTEFGYGIVNAYEAVLAALPVTAPGDFNLLVPAPGATEVGLDNVTFEWSAASGADSYNFWIAQTPDFANPVVVREALITLQTTVSGLDQNTQYYWRVIAVNGAGAQDSTPVLAGFTTFLDCNGNGVADSLDLASGWSIDCNGNGIPDECDISSESHLDCNGNGVLDSCELVLGGLAGSYFENSALSGPPRGRIESLLNFNWGSNGPWPGWADGFSARWTGYLETSAGGAYELHVLADHGVRLWLAGELLVDAWLDQPLTMHTAAVALGAAQTYALQVEYYHGSGSATLQLLWTPPGGSMGLIPTANLWAGRDCNASGTLDACDLLAGTSLDANGDGIPDECQPVIPQYCLGDMNCDGIVSFADISLFIAAIKVAGPADWEYDPENGVCAYLNGDFSGNGQVDFGDISGFIGAIKAGSPEPCTTVP